From Hippea alviniae EP5-r, the proteins below share one genomic window:
- a CDS encoding PP0621 family protein: MLKLIFFLFLLFIFVTVYSFKKRIDNILDALFPPKQRKNTNSQPEELVKCATCGVYLPKHDAVKKIKFNGEIIYFCSKECKNNYKKG, translated from the coding sequence ATGCTAAAACTTATATTCTTTTTATTTTTGCTGTTTATATTCGTAACGGTCTATTCATTTAAAAAGCGCATAGACAACATACTCGATGCACTATTTCCACCAAAACAGAGAAAAAACACAAACAGTCAACCAGAAGAGCTGGTAAAATGTGCCACCTGTGGCGTATATCTGCCAAAACACGACGCAGTAAAGAAGATAAAATTCAACGGCGAGATAATATACTTCTGCTCAAAAGAGTGTAAAAATAACTACAAAAAGGGGTGA
- a CDS encoding DegQ family serine endoprotease, translating into MKHLKLHRIIASLIVLVLVINYTAFAACLPDIRDVAKKALPAVVNISTTQIVEVPSSPLPGFGFDQNDPFEQFFQQFFNNMPVKRKIYALGSGFIISKKGYILTNYHVIRRATTIRVTLQNGDVYKAKVIGKDPKADIALIKINPREDLPTLPLGDSSEIQVGDWVVAVGNPFGLNGTVTAGIISAKGRVIGEGPYDHFLQTDAAINPGNSGGPLLNLKGQVIGINTAIIAHGQGIGFAIPINMVKAELPYLMKGEKVKRGYLGVMIQNLSKDAAKELHLKNIEGGAIVSQVFKGGPAYKAGIKPGDIIVSVNGKKIRSASDLPYMIFTMKPGTKVKLGIIRDGKEITKTVILGTRPAEGELNNSSETIYKTPYGFSVSNITPELKSKYGIKVDKGVVIVNISRDSFAYAVGLQVGDVIVKMNYKPVRNIKDLKKIIEESKNKRVIFLNVLRGNSQIFVTIQR; encoded by the coding sequence ATGAAACATTTGAAACTCCATCGCATTATAGCTTCTCTTATTGTTTTGGTGTTGGTCATTAATTACACTGCATTTGCAGCATGCCTTCCAGATATAAGGGATGTTGCAAAAAAGGCGCTTCCGGCTGTTGTAAACATAAGCACAACTCAGATAGTCGAAGTGCCATCAAGTCCACTACCTGGATTTGGATTTGACCAGAATGACCCATTTGAACAATTCTTCCAACAGTTTTTCAACAACATGCCAGTAAAAAGAAAAATATACGCCTTAGGAAGTGGTTTTATTATCTCAAAAAAGGGCTACATACTAACAAACTATCATGTAATTAGAAGAGCAACAACAATCAGGGTAACGCTTCAAAACGGTGATGTATACAAAGCAAAAGTTATAGGAAAAGACCCAAAGGCAGACATAGCTTTAATAAAAATCAATCCGCGAGAAGATTTGCCAACTTTACCGCTTGGTGATTCAAGTGAAATTCAGGTCGGTGATTGGGTCGTAGCGGTTGGGAACCCATTTGGCTTAAATGGAACTGTAACAGCAGGCATTATATCGGCAAAAGGCAGGGTGATTGGCGAAGGTCCTTATGACCACTTCTTACAGACAGACGCGGCTATCAACCCGGGAAACTCCGGTGGCCCACTTCTTAATCTTAAGGGTCAAGTTATAGGCATAAACACAGCAATAATAGCTCACGGTCAAGGTATAGGGTTTGCCATACCTATAAACATGGTTAAAGCAGAACTACCCTATCTAATGAAAGGTGAAAAGGTAAAAAGAGGTTATCTCGGCGTTATGATTCAAAATCTAAGCAAAGATGCAGCAAAAGAGCTACATCTTAAAAACATAGAAGGTGGTGCAATAGTATCGCAGGTATTCAAAGGTGGACCAGCATATAAAGCTGGCATAAAACCCGGCGACATAATAGTCAGCGTAAATGGCAAAAAAATTAGGTCGGCAAGTGATTTACCATATATGATATTTACAATGAAACCTGGAACAAAGGTAAAATTGGGCATAATAAGAGATGGAAAAGAGATAACCAAAACTGTAATACTTGGCACAAGGCCAGCAGAAGGAGAGTTAAACAACTCATCAGAGACAATCTACAAAACGCCTTATGGATTCTCTGTATCTAACATAACACCAGAATTAAAGAGCAAATACGGCATAAAGGTTGACAAGGGTGTTGTTATTGTTAATATATCTCGAGACTCATTTGCTTATGCGGTAGGACTGCAGGTCGGAGATGTAATAGTAAAAATGAATTACAAGCCTGTAAGAAACATCAAGGATTTGAAAAAAATAATTGAAGAATCGAAAAACAAACGAGTTATATTCCTGAATGTTTTACGCGGCAATAGTCAGATATTTGTAACTATTCAAAGATAA
- a CDS encoding endonuclease V — protein sequence MNIEKLKEFQINLSKRLNLKDRINPKEIRFVAGVDLTYTNIWTNPTIGIACIVVYDLEKEKEIEVVFETAKVFFPYIPTFLAFRELPLIRKASRRLTNKVDVFMLDGMGIIHPRKMGIAAHFGIVEDRVSIGVAKSHLTGEYKMPENFDRATTKLYVNSEFSGYVLRSKKNTKPIFVSPGNNISIESSLEITLKCLKKYKIPEPTRLAHNYLQQKRRELLNS from the coding sequence ATGAACATAGAAAAGTTAAAAGAGTTTCAAATAAACCTATCAAAACGGCTTAATCTAAAAGATAGGATTAATCCAAAAGAGATTAGATTTGTGGCAGGAGTTGACCTTACATATACAAACATCTGGACAAATCCGACTATAGGTATTGCATGCATCGTTGTCTATGACTTAGAAAAAGAGAAGGAGATAGAAGTTGTATTTGAAACAGCAAAGGTGTTTTTTCCGTATATCCCAACATTCCTTGCATTCAGGGAGTTGCCACTGATCAGAAAGGCATCAAGGAGACTAACAAATAAGGTTGATGTTTTTATGCTTGACGGAATGGGTATTATTCACCCAAGAAAGATGGGTATAGCGGCACATTTTGGTATCGTTGAAGATAGAGTAAGTATAGGTGTTGCAAAATCACATCTAACAGGCGAATACAAGATGCCTGAAAACTTTGATAGGGCAACAACAAAACTCTATGTGAATTCTGAATTTTCAGGTTATGTCCTACGCTCAAAAAAGAACACAAAACCCATATTTGTCTCACCCGGAAACAACATAAGCATCGAATCTTCATTAGAAATTACACTAAAATGTTTAAAAAAGTATAAAATTCCAGAACCAACACGCCTTGCCCACAATTACCTGCAGCAGAAAAGAAGAGAACTACTTAACTCTTAA
- the gltX gene encoding glutamate--tRNA ligase, with amino-acid sequence MMVRTRFAPSPTGHLHIGGLRTAIFNYLFAKANNGEFVLRIEDTDKERSKEEYTEAILEGLKWCKIEWDEICYQSKRNDIYEKYLNRLVEEGKAYRCYCSKERLEKLKEEQLKKGENPHYDGHCRNLKEYPEDKPYVIRIKLPEEDIDFYDHLHGNMHFSYKEFDDFIIRRSDGSFMYNFTNVVDDIECGITHVIRGDDHLTNTAKQIVLYRLFGKKPPEYAHVPMILGEDKTRLSKRHGAKSVLEYKEMGILPEALVNYLLRLGFSYGDKEIFTFEEMIKYFSLERLNKSAAVFNPDKLIWVNFEHMKMKKPEELLEDLRPFLDKNCSNFSDEYIIEAIKTRQTKAQTLKELADEIRFYCVEPEDYEQKAVKKYVKASIKEPLEYLLEKLKDADFSNEESLKTAFEDTLEKFNLKMVKIAQPVRIALTGKGIGPGIYEMLMVLGKDESIKRIKKMMDALL; translated from the coding sequence ATGATGGTAAGAACACGATTTGCACCATCTCCAACAGGACACTTGCACATCGGCGGATTAAGAACTGCAATTTTTAATTACCTTTTTGCAAAAGCCAACAACGGCGAATTCGTTTTAAGAATAGAAGATACAGACAAAGAGCGCTCTAAAGAAGAATATACAGAAGCGATACTCGAAGGTTTAAAGTGGTGCAAGATTGAGTGGGATGAGATATGTTATCAAAGCAAGAGAAATGATATATACGAAAAATACTTAAACAGACTCGTAGAAGAAGGTAAAGCTTACAGATGCTACTGTTCAAAAGAGAGACTTGAAAAACTCAAAGAAGAGCAGCTAAAAAAAGGGGAAAATCCGCATTACGACGGCCACTGTAGAAACTTAAAAGAGTATCCAGAAGACAAGCCCTATGTTATAAGAATAAAACTGCCAGAAGAAGATATAGATTTTTACGACCATTTGCACGGCAATATGCACTTCTCATACAAAGAGTTTGACGACTTCATTATCAGGCGTTCGGATGGCTCTTTTATGTATAACTTCACGAATGTTGTTGATGATATAGAGTGTGGAATAACCCATGTAATAAGAGGCGATGATCATCTAACAAACACGGCAAAACAGATTGTTCTTTATAGGCTCTTTGGCAAAAAACCGCCTGAGTATGCTCATGTTCCGATGATTTTGGGTGAAGACAAAACGAGACTATCAAAAAGACATGGAGCAAAAAGTGTTTTGGAATATAAGGAAATGGGAATACTGCCAGAAGCATTGGTAAATTATCTTCTAAGGCTTGGATTCTCATATGGCGATAAGGAGATTTTCACATTTGAAGAGATGATAAAATACTTCTCCTTAGAAAGACTCAATAAGTCTGCAGCGGTATTTAACCCTGATAAGCTCATTTGGGTTAACTTTGAACATATGAAAATGAAAAAACCTGAAGAGCTACTTGAAGATTTGCGTCCATTTTTAGATAAAAACTGTTCAAACTTCAGCGATGAATATATAATTGAAGCAATAAAGACCCGCCAGACTAAGGCTCAAACACTAAAAGAGCTCGCAGACGAAATAAGATTTTATTGCGTTGAACCAGAAGATTATGAACAGAAAGCTGTAAAAAAATATGTAAAAGCATCAATAAAAGAACCGCTTGAGTATTTGTTAGAAAAATTAAAAGATGCTGACTTCTCAAACGAAGAGAGTCTAAAAACTGCATTTGAAGATACGCTCGAAAAATTTAACCTAAAGATGGTTAAAATTGCACAACCAGTAAGAATAGCTTTAACGGGCAAAGGTATAGGGCCTGGAATATACGAGATGCTTATGGTTCTTGGCAAAGATGAAAGCATAAAAAGAATCAAAAAGATGATGGATGCTCTCCTTTAA
- a CDS encoding HlyD family efflux transporter periplasmic adaptor subunit has protein sequence MRKKIDGIWVFLSIIVIVAIPLLYSRIYKNLSYVIIKNAFVSAEVVGVSPSYVSGMITKLYAKEGDKVKKGQIIALIDDTLYKAEVEKKESRLNSILTKLKSIDNQTVVYENLKAEADLASKDVKLAKLMLSYTRVTSPINGIVAKDMVHVGDSVSSNSVIVYIYKPETLYVKAYITPENLEYIKIGKKVIIKTNNRETEGTIKKIGDIGVFSVCNTKPLIPVRINIKNIEGFYFSEPVEVILKR, from the coding sequence ATGAGAAAAAAAATAGATGGAATTTGGGTTTTTTTATCCATAATAGTAATCGTTGCAATACCGCTTCTATACAGCAGGATTTACAAAAACCTGTCTTATGTAATCATAAAAAACGCTTTTGTATCTGCTGAAGTCGTTGGTGTATCACCTTCGTATGTATCTGGCATGATAACAAAACTATACGCCAAAGAAGGTGATAAAGTAAAAAAAGGACAAATAATAGCGCTTATTGATGATACACTCTACAAAGCCGAAGTTGAGAAAAAAGAGAGCAGACTAAATAGCATATTAACAAAGTTAAAAAGTATAGACAATCAAACCGTTGTATATGAAAATCTAAAAGCCGAAGCTGACCTTGCTTCAAAGGATGTTAAACTTGCTAAACTCATGCTATCTTACACAAGAGTGACAAGTCCTATCAACGGTATAGTGGCAAAGGATATGGTTCATGTTGGAGATTCTGTATCATCAAATAGTGTAATTGTTTATATTTACAAACCTGAAACGCTGTATGTAAAAGCATACATAACACCAGAAAATCTTGAATATATAAAAATTGGCAAGAAGGTTATTATAAAAACCAACAACAGAGAAACAGAAGGCACGATAAAGAAAATTGGAGATATAGGTGTATTTTCTGTATGCAACACAAAGCCTTTAATACCCGTTAGAATAAACATAAAAAATATTGAAGGGTTTTACTTTTCAGAACCTGTTGAAGTTATATTAAAACGCTAA
- the fsa gene encoding fructose-6-phosphate aldolase, whose translation MKFFLDTANVEKIREFAEMGIVDGVTTNPSLIAKEGRNFEEVIKEITQIVDGPISAEVTKDTANEMVSEAESLASIHDNIVIKIPMTKEGIKATNMLAKKGIKVNMTLVFSPAQALLAAKAGARYISPFVGRLDDISHIGTELLISIREILDNYDFECEIIAASIRNPLHVVEAARIGVDIATIPPAVMEQLFKHPLTDIGIERFKKDWESVFGK comes from the coding sequence ATGAAGTTCTTTCTTGATACGGCAAATGTTGAAAAAATCAGAGAGTTTGCAGAGATGGGTATAGTTGATGGTGTAACAACAAACCCAAGTTTAATAGCAAAAGAAGGCAGAAACTTTGAAGAAGTGATAAAAGAGATAACCCAGATTGTTGATGGTCCCATATCTGCTGAAGTCACGAAAGACACAGCTAACGAAATGGTGAGCGAAGCTGAAAGTTTAGCATCGATTCACGACAACATCGTAATCAAAATTCCAATGACAAAAGAAGGCATAAAGGCAACAAACATGCTTGCAAAAAAGGGTATAAAGGTAAACATGACGCTTGTATTCTCACCTGCCCAGGCACTCCTTGCAGCAAAAGCCGGTGCAAGATATATAAGTCCATTCGTTGGAAGATTAGACGATATATCCCATATTGGCACTGAGCTTTTAATTAGTATAAGGGAAATTCTGGACAACTATGACTTTGAGTGCGAAATCATAGCAGCAAGCATAAGAAATCCGCTGCATGTGGTTGAAGCTGCAAGAATAGGCGTTGATATAGCAACAATTCCGCCAGCAGTAATGGAGCAGCTGTTCAAGCACCCATTGACAGATATAGGCATAGAGAGATTCAAAAAGGATTGGGAGAGTGTTTTTGGTAAGTAA
- a CDS encoding YhjD/YihY/BrkB family envelope integrity protein codes for MLSFNFKEALRLYGRKNGPIWSAFLTYLTVLNIVPFFYFSLFILSHLPFVNKKIPYIKSYIIKIIPTYSHQLLGYFDMFLSKLSSMELLNSIIFSLSMLSLVFGFLKTTRYLLEIEEKFRIIRTIAFMLINIVAVGVIITIVIGIKIVIPMLAPKIADTLYAKALPFIAWFVFLSSLFYISKPKEIKAVSVLIASFLTTIGVFLLKLALALYFSIFSYSKIYGVVAIVPSILLWLFLLWNVILFGIVLSKTIKT; via the coding sequence ATGCTCTCCTTTAATTTTAAAGAAGCCCTAAGACTGTATGGCAGAAAAAATGGCCCTATATGGAGCGCTTTTCTAACATACCTTACCGTTCTAAATATTGTACCTTTTTTCTATTTCTCTCTCTTTATACTTTCGCACCTGCCGTTTGTAAACAAAAAAATTCCTTACATAAAAAGCTATATAATTAAAATTATACCAACATACTCTCACCAACTGCTTGGTTATTTCGACATGTTTCTATCCAAACTCTCTTCAATGGAGCTTCTAAACTCAATTATATTTTCTCTCTCAATGTTGAGTCTTGTTTTTGGATTTTTAAAAACAACACGGTATCTATTAGAAATTGAAGAAAAGTTCAGAATTATAAGAACCATAGCATTTATGCTCATAAACATTGTTGCCGTTGGTGTGATAATAACAATAGTCATTGGAATAAAAATTGTCATCCCTATGCTTGCACCAAAAATAGCAGATACACTTTACGCAAAAGCTTTACCATTTATCGCATGGTTTGTTTTTTTAAGCTCCTTGTTTTATATATCAAAACCAAAGGAAATAAAAGCAGTTTCGGTCCTGATTGCATCATTTCTAACAACCATAGGTGTGTTCCTATTAAAACTCGCTCTGGCTCTTTATTTTTCAATCTTCTCATACAGCAAAATATACGGAGTTGTTGCTATTGTTCCGTCGATACTTTTGTGGCTCTTTCTTCTGTGGAATGTAATACTTTTTGGTATAGTTTTATCAAAAACCATAAAAACTTGA
- a CDS encoding ABC transporter substrate-binding protein: protein MKRVVLILLSIFFLSSYAHALDKVVLQLNWKYQFEFAGYIAAKEKGFYRKAGLDVEIRQYNGGDVINNVLSGKANFGVVGTEIFAAMILKKPVVMVANFFKRSPLVLAVKPSIFTPEDLQGKVFLCGGADIRLTSVGLLLKKFGIHFKKIIRFKGPYTIKPFVEGRVDAIPIYITNQTYTLNKLGVRYNIIDPSNYGIFAYSGNLFTSKEFLKKHPDIVSKFVKATVEGWEYALRHKKEISRIIYTRYKTKKSLKALYYEANKIQSIIMPSVYPIGFIDKNVVEDIVVQFASIMGKPTVYVSDFIFARKEIALTDKEREFLNRYKTVKICINPDWKPIEYLENGKAKGISIEVLKKVLSQLSLNYRLIKTKSWRESQEFLKEGKCDVLPSAVRTPQREKYALFTKPYINYELFVFSKKGRSFIVSLDELKGKTIARKKGSALIQILKNICPHLEIIQTNTIADMFKYVHDNRAYCTIATLPVATYYLRKLGYNDITIIGSTGISYPISIAVRKDLPLLRGLLDRSLALISREDVNRIWSRESMRHIKEQYSSFLIKSILQITTIFSIIVLVLFFVLRFFLKKNRELAKTKQQLEESLKNFETLTKYSMQMTIISKDGKCIDVNDVACKTLGYSKDEILGRSIYDFITDDCIEIVRKKQKLEHTQPYELKFKRKDGDIVYTLAKGDNIVLNGEKVRLGTAVDITELKVLQEKLSQLNKYLTKRIQEETEKNLKKDRMMMQQSKFAATGEMMAMIAHQWRQPLNAISATVNNLLLKIQMGECSEDLINDKLKNIMEYVKHLSSTIDDFRNFFRPEITKEEAVIDDIIVQIVKITRDYIEAKNIKIDLHLNCKKRLLIHSNELKHVILNFINNSRDAIVERRIKEPVIKIETKCDDKGVIIAVEDNAGGIPEDILPKIFEPYFTTKDSKKGTGLGLYMSKIMVEEHMNGEIVVENTDEGVRFEIRLPLE, encoded by the coding sequence ATGAAGAGAGTTGTTTTAATCCTTCTTTCTATATTTTTCCTAAGCTCATACGCTCATGCCTTGGACAAGGTTGTTTTGCAACTTAACTGGAAGTATCAATTTGAGTTTGCTGGATATATAGCAGCTAAAGAGAAAGGGTTTTATAGAAAGGCTGGGCTTGATGTTGAAATAAGACAGTACAATGGTGGTGATGTTATAAATAATGTTTTGAGTGGGAAGGCTAATTTTGGTGTCGTTGGGACTGAGATTTTTGCGGCTATGATTTTAAAAAAACCTGTTGTTATGGTTGCAAACTTCTTTAAGCGTTCTCCTTTAGTTTTGGCTGTTAAACCTTCAATTTTTACGCCTGAAGATTTACAAGGCAAGGTGTTTTTATGCGGCGGGGCGGATATAAGGCTAACGAGTGTTGGTCTTTTGCTTAAAAAGTTTGGCATACATTTTAAGAAGATTATAAGGTTTAAAGGCCCATATACGATAAAGCCATTCGTTGAAGGAAGAGTTGATGCAATACCGATATATATTACAAATCAGACATATACATTAAATAAACTTGGCGTTAGATATAATATTATTGACCCATCTAATTACGGTATATTTGCTTATTCTGGAAATCTATTTACATCTAAGGAGTTTTTGAAAAAGCATCCTGATATAGTGAGTAAGTTTGTTAAGGCAACCGTAGAAGGATGGGAGTATGCCCTAAGACATAAAAAGGAGATATCTCGAATTATTTATACGAGATACAAGACCAAAAAAAGTTTAAAGGCTTTATATTATGAGGCAAATAAGATTCAAAGTATCATTATGCCGAGCGTATATCCTATTGGATTTATAGATAAAAATGTTGTTGAGGATATTGTTGTTCAATTCGCAAGCATAATGGGCAAACCTACAGTATATGTTTCAGATTTCATTTTTGCCAGGAAAGAAATTGCATTGACTGATAAAGAGAGAGAATTTTTGAATAGGTATAAAACAGTAAAAATATGTATAAATCCCGATTGGAAACCTATTGAATATCTTGAAAATGGAAAAGCCAAAGGTATCTCAATAGAAGTATTAAAAAAGGTTCTTTCTCAACTATCTTTGAATTATAGGCTTATAAAAACAAAAAGTTGGAGGGAATCTCAAGAGTTTTTAAAAGAGGGTAAGTGCGATGTTTTGCCAAGCGCTGTTAGGACACCACAAAGAGAAAAATACGCTCTGTTTACCAAGCCTTACATAAACTATGAATTGTTTGTTTTCTCAAAGAAGGGAAGGTCATTTATCGTCTCTTTAGATGAGTTGAAAGGCAAAACAATAGCAAGAAAAAAGGGCTCAGCACTTATTCAAATACTTAAAAATATATGTCCTCATTTGGAGATTATACAAACTAACACAATAGCAGATATGTTTAAATATGTGCATGACAACAGAGCATATTGCACAATCGCTACGCTACCGGTTGCAACTTATTATTTGCGAAAATTGGGATACAATGACATAACAATTATTGGTTCAACGGGTATAAGTTATCCTATATCTATTGCTGTAAGAAAGGATTTGCCTTTATTGAGGGGTCTTCTTGATAGGTCCCTTGCTTTGATATCTCGTGAAGATGTGAACAGGATTTGGTCAAGAGAATCAATGAGACACATAAAAGAACAATACAGTAGTTTTCTAATAAAAAGTATTTTGCAAATAACTACTATATTTTCCATTATCGTTTTGGTTCTGTTCTTTGTTCTTAGATTTTTCCTTAAAAAGAATAGAGAGCTTGCAAAAACAAAACAACAACTCGAAGAATCTTTAAAGAATTTTGAAACATTAACTAAGTATTCTATGCAGATGACAATAATATCAAAAGATGGAAAGTGTATAGATGTAAATGATGTTGCTTGTAAAACATTGGGATATTCGAAGGATGAAATTTTAGGAAGAAGCATATATGATTTCATTACTGATGATTGTATAGAGATAGTGAGAAAGAAGCAGAAACTTGAACATACTCAGCCTTACGAACTTAAGTTTAAAAGAAAAGATGGAGATATTGTATATACGCTTGCAAAGGGTGATAATATTGTATTGAATGGTGAGAAGGTTAGACTTGGAACCGCTGTTGATATTACAGAACTTAAAGTTTTGCAGGAGAAACTCAGCCAGCTGAATAAATATCTGACAAAAAGAATTCAAGAAGAGACAGAGAAGAACTTAAAGAAAGATAGAATGATGATGCAGCAATCCAAGTTTGCAGCGACAGGTGAGATGATGGCAATGATTGCTCATCAATGGAGACAGCCTTTGAATGCTATTTCAGCGACGGTTAATAATTTGCTTCTAAAGATTCAGATGGGCGAGTGCTCAGAAGATTTAATTAACGATAAGCTTAAAAATATAATGGAGTATGTTAAGCATTTGAGCAGCACAATTGATGATTTTAGAAACTTCTTTAGGCCAGAGATAACAAAAGAAGAAGCTGTAATTGATGATATTATTGTTCAAATCGTTAAGATTACAAGGGATTACATAGAAGCAAAGAATATCAAGATAGATTTACATCTTAACTGTAAAAAGAGACTGCTTATACATTCCAATGAGCTTAAGCATGTCATACTTAATTTTATAAATAATTCAAGGGATGCTATTGTTGAAAGGAGAATTAAAGAACCAGTGATAAAGATAGAGACAAAGTGTGATGATAAAGGTGTTATTATAGCTGTTGAAGATAATGCCGGTGGCATACCCGAAGATATACTGCCAAAGATATTTGAACCTTATTTTACCACAAAAGATAGCAAAAAGGGAACAGGGCTTGGTTTGTATATGAGCAAAATTATGGTTGAAGAGCATATGAATGGAGAGATAGTTGTTGAAAACACTGATGAAGGTGTAAGGTTTGAAATAAGACTGCCTTTGGAATAA
- a CDS encoding ATP-binding protein, protein MRKLTYRDGPYIDREKEEEFLLHRLNERPESILFIYGPKSSGKTTFVEYIVENILQKDERFYVNYVNFRRYAIVNYDSFLNIYFKPITEENKSMLAKMKEKFNVIISGLKGEISIPEQGINYMVSFNLYNAMQENRLDPFDLFFDILKKLREKDKTPVLIIDEVQELRDIYMNGDTKQSVEGCNRQGYSLSILKQGDNKV, encoded by the coding sequence ATGCGCAAACTAACCTACCGAGATGGTCCTTACATAGATAGAGAAAAGGAAGAAGAATTTTTACTACATAGACTAAACGAAAGACCAGAGAGCATTCTCTTCATCTATGGCCCAAAATCATCAGGCAAAACAACATTTGTTGAATACATTGTTGAGAATATCTTACAGAAAGATGAGAGATTCTATGTCAACTATGTGAATTTTAGAAGGTATGCTATTGTCAACTATGACTCATTCTTAAATATCTACTTCAAACCCATCACAGAAGAGAACAAATCAATGCTTGCAAAGATGAAAGAGAAGTTCAATGTGATAATATCTGGCTTGAAGGGTGAAATAAGCATACCAGAGCAGGGAATAAACTATATGGTTAGCTTCAATCTATACAATGCCATGCAGGAGAATAGATTAGACCCATTTGATTTATTCTTTGATATTCTAAAAAAGCTAAGAGAAAAAGACAAAACGCCCGTCTTAATAATAGATGAAGTCCAAGAGTTAAGAGACATATACATGAATGGAGATACAAAGCAGAGTGTTGAAGGTTGCAATAGACAAGGATATTCTCTTTCTATACTCAAACAAGGGGATAATAAAGTTTAA
- the lptA gene encoding lipopolysaccharide transport periplasmic protein LptA produces the protein MQIFKKMATVSILLLALSFSAFGVNPKQYLGKKHIPLHITADKLTAFDKKGLYIFEGNVIARRGDTTLKSDKMEVYKNLKTGDISKVICTGHVVITKENKKATANKAIYNATNSEVTLIGNAVVISGKNTIKAGRIVYYLNKDYVVSQESNKNKRVEVTIYPKEKENK, from the coding sequence ATGCAAATATTTAAAAAAATGGCGACAGTTTCTATACTTCTTCTTGCTCTAAGTTTTAGTGCATTTGGAGTAAACCCAAAGCAGTACTTGGGCAAAAAGCACATTCCACTTCACATAACAGCAGACAAATTAACGGCATTTGACAAGAAAGGCTTATACATATTCGAAGGCAATGTAATAGCAAGAAGGGGCGATACAACACTAAAATCAGACAAAATGGAAGTGTATAAAAATCTAAAAACAGGCGATATATCAAAGGTTATTTGCACTGGTCATGTTGTTATAACAAAAGAGAATAAAAAAGCTACAGCGAATAAAGCTATATATAATGCAACAAATTCAGAAGTAACCCTGATAGGCAATGCTGTTGTTATATCCGGTAAAAACACGATAAAAGCAGGTAGAATCGTGTATTATTTAAACAAAGATTATGTTGTTTCTCAGGAGAGCAATAAAAACAAAAGGGTTGAAGTTACAATATATCCCAAAGAGAAGGAGAACAAATGA
- the rdgB gene encoding RdgB/HAM1 family non-canonical purine NTP pyrophosphatase, whose protein sequence is MVSKIVFASNNEHKLKEVREILKDIEILPAKSVIDKFEVEENGKSFCENSLIKAKALSKFTDLPVLADDSGLEVFSLNKEPGIYSSRYAGTGRDEDNIKKLLENLKNKTDKKARFTCCMTLIIGDKIIQKEGYVYGVIIDKPKGKNGFGYDPIFIPDGFDITFAEMKPDEKNKLSHRKRALELIKKELENANI, encoded by the coding sequence TTGGTAAGTAAAATCGTATTTGCAAGCAACAACGAGCATAAATTAAAAGAAGTAAGGGAAATTTTAAAGGACATAGAGATTCTGCCTGCAAAAAGCGTGATTGACAAGTTTGAAGTTGAAGAAAACGGCAAGAGTTTCTGTGAAAACTCGCTTATAAAAGCAAAAGCTTTGTCTAAGTTCACAGATTTACCTGTTTTGGCTGATGATTCTGGACTTGAAGTCTTCTCTTTAAATAAAGAGCCCGGCATCTACTCATCAAGGTATGCAGGCACAGGAAGAGACGAAGACAACATAAAAAAGCTGCTTGAGAATTTAAAAAACAAAACAGACAAAAAGGCAAGATTCACATGCTGCATGACACTTATAATCGGCGATAAGATTATTCAAAAAGAAGGCTATGTATACGGCGTCATCATTGACAAACCAAAAGGAAAAAATGGCTTTGGTTATGACCCGATATTTATACCTGACGGATTTGATATAACCTTTGCTGAGATGAAACCTGATGAAAAAAACAAACTATCCCACAGAAAAAGAGCCTTAGAGCTTATAAAAAAGGAGCTTGAGAATGCAAATATTTAA